The Setaria viridis chromosome 2, Setaria_viridis_v4.0, whole genome shotgun sequence DNA window TGTCCCTCAGCAAACGACCGACCACGCTCGCAGCAATGAGTTCTCTGTCCAATATATTGGATATCTCTATGGCCACTTGCACAAACCTTGGGTGCATCTCTGGATCCATACTCCCAAATATAACTATCTTTAAAAAATACCAGAACGCTTCATGGGATAGGTACTTTAGATTTAGAGCCTGTGTTGTTCCAACCTTCGTGATCTTGGCAGATCGGCTTGTGATTATGATTTTACTGGTTCTTGGCATGCGCTGTTTACAAGAAGAATATAACACATTCCACACATCTTCATTAAGATCACCAACTAAGTCGATAACAACTAGGCAACCCCTGTCTTTATTCTTATTCGATATGTGATTTTGATGTCTCATTGCACATCCTCTGAATAAAGAGAGGTTATCATCTGTAAAATCATGGCTGTGCAAGAACAAGATTTCTGAGAAATGATCACGAACCCTTTCATTCTTGCAAACATGAGCAACAAGGGTGCTCTTGCCAACTTTGCAAGGACCAACGATTGGCAGAACCTCCAATTCTTCGGAACCGTGAGGCTGTGTGTTTAACAAGAAGTTGATGACAAGTTCCAATTCCATCTGGAGACCAAACATGCAGTTGCTCAGTTGGAGATGCATGCTATAAGGCTGGCAGTACAGGCGAGGGTAGCTCGCCAAGAACACAACCAACTCTTTCACATCAAGGATAATAGAGTTCAAATTGTTAAGGGCCACTTGCAATTGTTCTGTAACCGGTGTCTTCCTATTGGAAGAACGGATTGCTATCAGAGAATTTACTTTGGAGAGAGACAAAGAATGACTCAAAACCTGATCTTTGTCGTCCTCCACACCATGAGATTGGTATCTGAAGGTGTCGAGCATGTAACAGCCTCTGTATATGGCATCTCTCAGCATGTCCAGCTGCTGGAGCATAGCTTGGTTCGTGATGCTGCGCCCTGTTGCCTCATCGACGATTACCTGAGCCCTGAGGAGAGTCCTTTCCAGTCTGTCCTCCACCTCCAGCACCTTCGGCTTGGAGATTTTGCTGATGATGAAATTTATGGATCTAGAGGCCAGCTCACCCAGGACAGCAGAAAGAAAACTCTCCATTAGGGATAACCTAGCAGGTGGTGGAGAGAATGAAAGGGAGCTTTGAGCAACAACATGAGATGTCTCTGACTTAAGACTCCAAGGAGATCAAGGAGTTATTAAACGCAAGCGAGAGCGAACGAGAGAGATTACTAGTTCAAGACTTGCAAAAGGTCAGTCCAATATAACAGTCCAAGTCACAGAGGCCGGAGActcttcctttttctaaaaaagtacAACAGTCCATGCACGAGATGTTCATCTCTGACCCTTGGGACTCCTTTTTTCCGTAGCCCTGATTCAGATTTCCTATACATCATTGTCAAGCAATAGCACTACTAGCTGAGAAAGGTACAGATCTTGACCCAGAGGCCAGAGCCATCACCAACTACTGCAAAGCTTCCCTGAAACATGTGGTTCTCTATCTCCATGAATTCCTTATTCTCCCTGTTTCTAGTCTTGAACAAATTTAAGAGAGACTTTATCAAACAAATTATATATGCCTTACATCTTACTCATCGTTTCTCCGTCGTAGTACCTTCCTGTAAGGAGCCGTCTGCAATATGGAGATGCCACAGCAGTCAACTACTTCAGGAGGAACTTACCACAACCACCATATCATTTTTGACTGACAAGTGCTCAAAAAGTCGAAAGTTGCCATGCGTGTTCCTACTACTGTATCTTTTCCTTCCAGCATTGTAAGCAGGCAGGGCCATTATCTTTCAAAACTAAGCCGTACAAGCCAAATAGCAACTAATCAATGGTGCACAAAGAAGGTTAGTAAAACAATAGACCTGAGTTAACTGAAACATCAATTTCGTTACCAGGTAACAACTGTGCAGACTGTGAGTTAAAGGTTAGGTGTGGACCATATATACAAAGTGTTTGCTGGCTTTCTAATGTTCAATTAATTACTCTCTCCAGAAATATCAAATAAGTGACTTTCTGGACATCAACATGATCTCTAAAATGCAACTTTGACTACTATGTTTTGTTGCTGTGTTATATTTTTGAACCAGAACAAATCATACAAATAACGACTAATGAATCAAGAACAGTACATTTTCCATCTGAGAGGTTACTTGTTCAAATCATGCAAAAAGGGTCAATCCACTCCAGTAGTCCACGCACACGATTTTTGACATTTGGGTCTCCTTTGGACCCAATTGTTCTGAGTGACTTTCTCCCACGTTGCTCTAAAAATAACACCGGAATCTGAGAACAGATTTGGGCTATACAGATGTTTGGGAAACTAGATTAGtcaaagaaaaattaaaacgaccagAAAAGGAGAGGGGTTCTACACAATATTGCATCATCTTGTGATAGTAGAATTTCCAGAATGAAGACCGTTATTTCTGCAATCGTTGATGAACTTGCCATTagatccttctctttcttgatCGGTAGATACTTGAAGCAAAGCACCATACAAGGAGGACAGCATACGGATACTACAACGGATGCTGCTGCCGTTTCGTCTTACTGTTG harbors:
- the LOC117843268 gene encoding putative disease resistance protein RGA3, giving the protein MESFLSAVLGELASRSINFIISKISKPKVLEVEDRLERTLLRAQVIVDEATGRSITNQAMLQQLDMLRDAIYRGCYMLDTFRYQSHGVEDDKDQMELELVINFLLNTQPHGSEELEVLPIVGPCKVGKSTLVAHVCKNERVRDHFSEILFLHSHDFTDDNLSLFRGCAMRHQNHISNKNKDRGCLVVIDLVGDLNEDVWNVLYSSCKQRMPRTSKIIITSRSAKITKVGTTQALNLKYLSHEAFWYFLKIVIFGSMDPEMHPRFVQVAIEISNILDRELIAASVVGRLLRDNFDIHFWCKVLAFLRRIIYTHISKFGVRPIDFISQNKHVHLGRMAAPFQDLVLYCEHQSSSQEDVPKIRLADVMYGSVTALGKLEFLVWISPIPPYYSYVVTCEVREPKRRAAKRKRSIENGTTLC